The Cellulosimicrobium cellulans genome contains the following window.
CCCTCCCCGACGACGACCGGGTCGAGCTGCTCTGGCTGCCGGTCGGCGCCGACGGTCGTGTCGTGCGTCGGACGAGCGCGTGGTGGGAGCGCGCGTGCGCGCTCGCCGAGAGACGTCGTCCCCGCCCGTTGTTCCACGCCGCGCTCGACGTGCGCCTCGGCGGCGTCCCGTACACCGTCGAGATGACCCCCGCGTGGGGCGCTGCCCCGACCGACCGTGGCGTCGTCGCCACCGGACCGGTCGGCGCGCGACCGCTGGGCCGGTCTCGCTGGTTCCGGTACGAGGTGCGCTGCTGGCCCTACGGGGTGATCCCGGACCGTGCCCACGCCGTCGGGCCGCCCGTCGTCGTCGCCTCCGACACCGCCGCGGTCGCCCGGCTCCTGGACGCGGTCCCGGCCGTCCCCGCGCTCACCTGGGGCCGCCGCCCGCCCGGTGCTCGCGCCATGTGGAACTCCAACTCGCTGGTCGCGTGGCTGCTGGCGCGCGCCGGTGTCCCGACCGGCCACGAGCCGCCCGGGGGCGGTCGCGCCCCGGGCTGGGCGGCCGGCGTCGACGTGGCGCAGCGGTCGGCGGAGCGGCACGGCCCGGGCAGAACGTGACGCCCGGCACCCGGCCACCGCCGGTCCCACCCCAGCACGACCACCTCCTCCTCGAGGAGGAGGGCCAGCCCGCGCCGATCTCGGCCGCCGGCGGGAGCCGCGGTCCCGGTGGCCGTCCGTAGCGTCGACGACGGCGGCGTCCAGGACCGGGCGCGCCGGCGACGACGGGAGGACGCATGATCCAGGTGGAGGGGCTCACCAAGCGCTACGGGCCGACGACGGCGGTGGACGGGCTGTCGTTCACGGCGCGGCCCGGCACCGTGACGGGGTTCCTCGGCCCGAACGGGGCGGGGAAGTCGACGACGATGCGCGTCGTGGTCGGGCTCGAGCGGCCCACGTCGGGCACGGCGACCGTCGACGGCCGCCGGTACGCCGACCTCCCGGCGCCGCTCCACGCCGTCGGGTGCATGCTCGACGCGCGGTCGGTCCACCCGGGGCGCACGGCGTTCCGGCACCTGCGGGCCCTCGCGCGGACCCACGGGATCGGCCGCGCCCGCGTGGACGAGGTCATCGGGATGACCGGGCTCGAGAGCGTCGCCGGACGGCGCGCCGGGACCTTCTCGCTCGGGATGGGGCAGCGCCTCGGCATCGCGGGGGCGCTGCTCGGCGACCCCGGGACGCTCATCCTCGACGAGCCCGTGAACGGCCTCGACCCCGACGGCGTCCTGTGGGTGCGGGGGCTCGTCCGGGGCCTCGCGGCCGAGGGACGGACCGTGCTCCTCTCCTCGCACCTCATGCACGAGCTCGCGCTCTGCGCCGACCGGGTCGTCGTCATCGGCCGGGGCCGGCTCCTCGCGGACGCACCGGTCCAGGAGCTCGCCGAGGACGCGGGCTCGCTCGAGGACGCGTACCTGCGGCTCACCGCCGGAGCGGTCCAGTACCGGGGCCGCGCCACCGGCGAGACCGACCGCGCCGCGACGGGCGGTGCCCGATGACCGCCGCGACCCCCGCCCCGGTGCGCACTCCCCCGGCCCCTGCGCGGTCGACGCCCCGGGGCCCGACGTTCGCGCGCGTCGTCGGCTCCGAGTGGACCAAGCTCACGAGCCTCCGGTCCTCCTGGTGGGCCGCCACGCTCACGGTCGCGGTCTCGGCCGCGCTGACCTACCTCTCGGCCCAGGCATCGTCCGTGGACCCGGGGTTCGACCCGCTCGGCTCCCTCACGTCCGGCCTGTTGCTCGCCCAGGTGCCCCCGCTCGTCCTGGGCGTCCTCGTCGGGACGGGCGAGCACAGCACGGGGACGTTCCGCACGACGTTCGTCGCCGTCCCGAGGCGGTGGCCCGTGCTCGCCGCGCAGACCGTCGTCACCGCCGCGTTCGCGCTGCTCACGGCCGCCTTCGCGGTGGGCGCCGCCGTCCTCGCCCTGCTCCCCTCGGCCCGGGCCCGCGGCATCGCTCTCGACCTCGGTCACGACGGGACGCCCCAGGTCCTCGGCGGGATGGTGCTCCTGCTCGTCGCGATGGCCGTCCTCGGCCTGGCGCTCGGCGCGCTGCTCCGGCGGCCGGTGCCCGCCCTGACGGTCGCGGTCCTCGTCGTGCTCGTCCTGCCCGTCGCACTCGTGCTCGCGGCCGACGTGGCGGGCGACCCGCTCGCCGCGTCCGCGGGCGTCCCGCCCGCCCAGGCCGCCGTCAACACCGCCGTGACGTTCCTCCCCGCCGGCGCCGGGTCCCTGCTGACGACCGAGGGCGCCGTCGAGGGAGCTCCCGACCTCGGCGCGTGGGGCGGCGGGCTCGTCCTGGCGGCGTGGGTCGCCCTGCCGCTCGCGGTGGCCGGCGTCCGTCTCCGCACGCGGGACGTGGTCTGACGTGGCCGCGACGACACAGACTCCCGCCGTCCGCACCGGGGTCCGCCCGCAGGTGACCCTCCGCCGGGTGCTCGCGGCCGAGTGGGACAAGCTCACGAGCCTGCGCGCGACGGGCTGGCTCGCCCTCGCGACGGTCGCGGCCGCGGCGGCGAGCGCCTGGGCGCTCGGCCTGTTCGTCCGGCCCGACGACGGCGCGTCCGGTGCCCCCGTGGCCGTCGCCGGGTACGTGCTCGCCCAGCTCGGGTTCCTCGTGCTCGGCGCGACGACCGGCGCGGGCGAGTTCCGCACCGGCACGGCGCGCGTCACCTTCGTCGCGGTCCCCCGGCGGATCCCCGTGCTCCTGGCCCAGGTGCTCGTCACGACGGCGGCCGCGGCCCTCACGGCCGCGGTCGCGCTGGGCGCGGCGCTCGCGGCGCCGCGCGCGGCGACCGGGCTCGTGCTGGACGTCGCGGACCCGGAGACGGCGCGCCTCCTCGGGGGTTTCGTGCTCTACCAGACCGGGGTCGCGCTCGTCGGGCTCGGGCTGGGGGCGCTGCTGCGCCGGCCCGACGCCGCGCTCGTCACCGGGGTGGTCCTGGTCGTCGTGCTCGACCACCTCCTCGCCACGAACCCCGGCCGGGTCGCCGACACGGCGCGCGCCCTCCTCCCGGGCGTCGGGACGCGCCTCCTCCAGGGCGACGAGCGGCTCGCCGCCCTCGATGCGACGACGCTGGGCCCGCACCTCGGTCCGTGGGCCGCCGGCCTCGTGCTCGCCGCGTGGGCTGCCGTGCTCCTCGTCGCGGCGGGGTACCGCCTCCGGCGCCGTGACGTCACCTGACGGGGGCGGGTACGGATGGGAGAGTGGCCCCATGCCTCTGCCGTCCCCCGCCCCGCCCGCGCACGGGGTGGCCGACGACGTCGCGCTCACCACGCACGACGTCCGGCGGCGCGGGTCGGTCGGCCGGCTGGTCGAGGAGCACCCGCGCGTCGCGGACGCCGCGCTCGCCGTCGGCGTCGTGACGCTCGGGCTCGTGACGGCGGTCCTCGGGCTCGCGACCGTCGAGGGGTCCACCAGCCTCGGCTTGTTCCGGCCCGACGAGCCCGTCGCCCAGGTGGTCGTCGCGGCGTGGCTCGCCGGCGCCGCCCTCGGGGCCGCGCTCCTCCTCGCCCGCCGCGCGCGACCGCTCGTCGTCACGGCCGCGCTCACGGCGCTGGCCGTCGCGTCGCTCGCGAGCGC
Protein-coding sequences here:
- a CDS encoding ABC transporter ATP-binding protein yields the protein MIQVEGLTKRYGPTTAVDGLSFTARPGTVTGFLGPNGAGKSTTMRVVVGLERPTSGTATVDGRRYADLPAPLHAVGCMLDARSVHPGRTAFRHLRALARTHGIGRARVDEVIGMTGLESVAGRRAGTFSLGMGQRLGIAGALLGDPGTLILDEPVNGLDPDGVLWVRGLVRGLAAEGRTVLLSSHLMHELALCADRVVVIGRGRLLADAPVQELAEDAGSLEDAYLRLTAGAVQYRGRATGETDRAATGGAR
- a CDS encoding ABC transporter permease subunit, whose amino-acid sequence is MTAATPAPVRTPPAPARSTPRGPTFARVVGSEWTKLTSLRSSWWAATLTVAVSAALTYLSAQASSVDPGFDPLGSLTSGLLLAQVPPLVLGVLVGTGEHSTGTFRTTFVAVPRRWPVLAAQTVVTAAFALLTAAFAVGAAVLALLPSARARGIALDLGHDGTPQVLGGMVLLLVAMAVLGLALGALLRRPVPALTVAVLVVLVLPVALVLAADVAGDPLAASAGVPPAQAAVNTAVTFLPAGAGSLLTTEGAVEGAPDLGAWGGGLVLAAWVALPLAVAGVRLRTRDVV